Below is a window of Fodinicurvata sp. EGI_FJ10296 DNA.
GCAATCGCCTCTTCGGCAGAAATCCGACGGTGAGCGACCGCAAGCCCCAACGCGGTCGAGCCCAGTTGGTCGACGATCGTGGCCGTGGGCACCAGATGCAGACCGTCCAGACGCTCAAGCGCCGCGCGAATGGCCCGAAGCGACGCCTCCGGTTGAGGCACCGGCAATATTCCCTTCGTCACGGTCAACGGGGCATCGAAAGTCAGGGCAAGCCAATCCAGGATCGGCTGCCATCGCTCTTCCTGGCGTCGGGCGAGTTCTGCTGGCGACTCCGCGCGATAACAAAGAAGATCGGTAGCTGCGTAGCCGGCGAGCGTCTGGACGACGGATTGTTTCCTGTCGCTGCCTTTATCGAGTGCCGTCGTCGCGAACGCTGTCAGATGCATTTCAGCCGGTTTAATGGTCTCGCCCTGGGCGGACCACTCGGCCGCCACTGCTTCGGCAAGCGGCGCGTTGGGAACCGCGAGCGTCACGCGAGCCGGCGTCTTGACCGGCCGGCCATCCAGAAGAATGGTATAACCCGCGTCGGCGCGACCGACCGAAACCGATTGATAATGCCGTTTCATGCGCTTTCCCTGGCGATCGCCTGACTACGGAGGGCTTCCAGATGCCGGTCGAGATCGGCGATGGATCTGACCACGGCCACGGCGGCGAGCGGCTCGGCCGGACCGGGCTCAGTGACATCCCATGCGGCGTGAATAAACGGTATGCCGGCATTCCTGGCGGCCAGCATGTCGGCAGGGCCATCGCCAATCATGACCGCTTGACCAATCGCTCCGCCGATCTGATGAAGCACGTCCAGAACGGAATCCGGGTGCGGCTTCGACGGGCCATCATCGGGCGTCCGTACGGCGACAATTTCGGGCACCAGGCCATGTCGGCGGATCAGGTGACTGACGCTGGCGCGGGACCGGCCAGTACAAATTGCGCACAGCCAACCGGCATGCCGAAGGCGGGTGAGCATTGCGGGTATCGGCGGGAATGGGACCGGCCCCATCGGACCGGCCGTGTCCATCAATGTGCCGTCGCAATCAAAGATGGCCACCCAGGGGACGGTCAGGTCGGCATCTCCGGCAGAGATCCCTTTGTTGGCAACGCCCTGGTCCTTCGCGGTCATGCCGACAGCCGATATTCCCGCAGACAGCGGGAAATTGCCTCAATGGCGTCTTTATCCGATGCAAAGAGCCGGCCGCTCAACGACTTGACCTCCGGACGGGTCGAGAAAAACGTCACACCGTCGTCGCCAGGAATGAGGTCACCCACGCGCTCGCCGGCAATGACCAATGGTCGGGTTATGTCATTACTTCGCTCTCGTCCATCCACCAATCAAATCTCCCACTACATCGGCAAGCATGTGCATCGTCGGTTTTCGCGCCGGCCGGATAACCACGAATACAGACTTATAACGGCCGAAGGCCGCCGCTGTCAGGTCTCGTCCGGAAATGGGTCCGACCGCGCATCGCGCTGATTGAGACCGAACGCGTCAAAGGCAGCAACCATGTGTTCCGGCATCGGTGCCGTTACGTCCAGGACTCCCCGTCCGCCCGGATGCGGCAAAACGATCCGGCGAGCCAGCAGATGCACCTGCCGGGCCACTCCCTCGCTCTCGACAAATGCTTCGCGGCCGCCGTACTTTCCGTCGCCAAGAATGGGCGTTCCTATCGCCGCGCAATGGGCCCGGATCTGGTGGGTACGGCCGGTTCGTGGCCACAATGCGAGCCAGGCGACGACTTTTCCGGCGCGGTCGAGAGTTCGGAAAAGCGTCACCGCACGGCGCCCGTCGGCTTCGTCGATCTCCATCTTCTCGCGACTTCCGCCCGATTTGCCAAGCGGCGCATCGATCACGCCGTCGGCCGGTTCCGGAATTCCCCGCACCAGACCCCAATATATCTTCCGGACTGACCGGCCGCGAAAGGCGGTCGTCAGATTGCGGGCGACATCCGCCGTACGGGCGAGCACCAACACACCGGCGGTATCCCGATCCAGGCGATGCACCAGGCGTGGTCGCTCGCCTTTCTCGGTAAGGGCGTCCAGCATGCCGTCGACGCTGCGCGTAACCGAAGTGCCGCCCTGCACAGCCAAACCCGCGGGCTTGTTCAGCACAATGACGTGGTCATCCCTGTAAAGCGTCATCGCCCTGAGCTGGTCGGC
It encodes the following:
- a CDS encoding ATP12 family protein, with the translated sequence MKRHYQSVSVGRADAGYTILLDGRPVKTPARVTLAVPNAPLAEAVAAEWSAQGETIKPAEMHLTAFATTALDKGSDRKQSVVQTLAGYAATDLLCYRAESPAELARRQEERWQPILDWLALTFDAPLTVTKGILPVPQPEASLRAIRAALERLDGLHLVPTATIVDQLGSTALGLAVAHRRISAEEAIALSHIDDDYQADLWGWDAEAATRRRAVAAEVAAAETFLRLLDA
- a CDS encoding RluA family pseudouridine synthase codes for the protein MSGVVTRLVGESEGDARLDRWLRRLYPGLTQGRVEKMLRTGQIRVDGRRIKSAHRLSPGETVRLPPLDAADSAARSAPRRDTVNDGQRTADADQLRAMTLYRDDHVIVLNKPAGLAVQGGTSVTRSVDGMLDALTEKGERPRLVHRLDRDTAGVLVLARTADVARNLTTAFRGRSVRKIYWGLVRGIPEPADGVIDAPLGKSGGSREKMEIDEADGRRAVTLFRTLDRAGKVVAWLALWPRTGRTHQIRAHCAAIGTPILGDGKYGGREAFVESEGVARQVHLLARRIVLPHPGGRGVLDVTAPMPEHMVAAFDAFGLNQRDARSDPFPDET
- a CDS encoding HAD family hydrolase, with the translated sequence MTAKDQGVANKGISAGDADLTVPWVAIFDCDGTLMDTAGPMGPVPFPPIPAMLTRLRHAGWLCAICTGRSRASVSHLIRRHGLVPEIVAVRTPDDGPSKPHPDSVLDVLHQIGGAIGQAVMIGDGPADMLAARNAGIPFIHAAWDVTEPGPAEPLAAVAVVRSIADLDRHLEALRSQAIARESA